The Microbacterium sp. SORGH_AS_0862 region CGCCGACGGGTACGCCGGCACCGCCGCGCTGCTCTGACGCTCCCGCTCTTTTCCCGCGCTCGGCTCAGGCCTCGCGGGGCAGCGGCGGGATAAGGACGGCGCGCGGCATCCGGGCGCGCATGACGGCGACCGCATCCGCGTTGTCGTCGACGAGCACGGCGTGCCGACCGAGGGGTGCAGCGACCGCACCGGTCGTGCCGCTGCCGGCGAAGAGGTCCAGCACCGCGTCGCCGGGACGACTGGATGCCTGCACGATACGACGCAGCACCCCCTCGGGCTTCTGTGTCGGATACCCCGTCTTCTCGCTGCCGGAGGTCGGCACGATCGTGTGCCACCACACATCCGTGGGCAGCTTGCCGCGCGCGGCCTTCTCGGCGGTGACGAGCCCCGGGGCCATGTAGGGCTCACGATTCACCGCATCCGCGTCGAAGAAGTACCGCGCCGGATCCTTCACGTACACGAGGATCGTCTCGTGCTTCGTCGGCCATCGGCGCCGGCTCTTGGCGCCGTAGTCGTAGGCCCACACGATCTCGTTCAGGAATCGGTCGCGACCGAAGAGCGCGTCGAGCATGACCTTCGCGTAGTGAACCTCGCGGTAGTCGAGATGCAGGTACAGCGTGCCGTCGTCCGCCAGCAGGCGCCAGGCCTCGAGCAGCCGCGGCTCGAGAAAGCCCCAATAGTCGTCGAAACGGTCGTCGTACGCACGCAGATCTCCCCGCAGCCGTGCGTACTCCTGCCCGCGGAAGCCGGGCCGGGAGACCGCATCCGCGGCAGGCGCGGCCGCCGTCTCGATCGCGCGGATGCGGGAGCGCCCCGTGTTGAACGGCGGATCGAGGTAGACGAGTGTGAAGGCTCCGGAGGGGAGCTCCCTCGCGATGGCCAGATTGTCGCCGTGGTGGATGGCGACCGTTCCGACGCTGACGTCGCTCACGGCACGCGCTGCAGCCACGCATCCGTGGCGAACTTGCTCTGAACGAGCGCTTCCGCCTCGGCGTATTCCTCTTCGGTGATATGTCCGGTGGTCGCGCCGTACATCGTGGTGAAGGTGCTGATGAAGCGGTCGATGATCTGCTCTCGGGGAAGTCCCGTCTGGCGCCGCAGCGGGTCGACGCGCTTGGCCGCCGACACCGTGCCCTTGTCGCTCAGCTTCTCGCGCCCGATGCGGAGCACCTCGGTCATGACCTCGCCGTCGAGGTCGTAGCTCAGCGTCGCGTGATGCAGGACGCCGCCGTTGGCGAGGCGCTTCTGCGCGGCACCGCCGATCTTGCCCTGCGGGGAGGAGATGTCGTTGAGCGGCTGATAGGTCGCCTCGACGCCGAGCGAGCGCAGCGCCTGGAGCGCCCAGTCGTCGAGGAACGCGTAGGAGTCGGCGAAGGTCATGCCTGCCACGAGGGATGCCGGGACGTACAGCGAGTAGGTGATGATCGCGTTGGCGCCCATCATCATCGCGCCGCCGCCCGAGATCCGTCGCACGACGTCGTAGCCGTGGCGGGCCGCGCCGTCGGGGTCGACCTCGTTGCGCAGCGACTGGAAGGAGCCGATCACCACAGCGGACTCGTTCCACTCCCAGAGCCGAAGGGTGGGGTTGCGACGGCCGTCTCCCACACGGGCGGTGAGCACCTCGTCGAGTGCGAGGTTCATCCTCGGCGAGACCGGCCCGTCGTGCACGACCTCCCAGGAGAAGTCCTTCCACCCGGGAGCGGTGACCAGCGCCCGCCGCACGACCGTGCCGACCGCCTCGGGCGAGAAGCCGAGCAGCTGTGCGCCGTCCGGGAGCGCGGCGCGCACGGCGGCGGCGATGGCAGCCGCATCCGTCTCGACCGAGAGCCCCTCGACCGCGCGGTTGATGTCGATCAGCGCCTCGTCCGGCTCGAGGAAGAAGTCGCCCGCGAGGTGCACGTCGGCGATGCGCCCCTCCCGCACCTCGAGATCGACGACAACGAGCTTGCCCCCGGGGACCTTGTACTCACCGTGCATGTTCTCAGCCTAGGTCGCCCGGGAACCTCAGACTCGGGGAGGGATGCGGGCGTCGAGCCAGGCGAGCAGATCGGCGCGCACGTCGGCCTGCACGACCTCGTTGAAGATCTCGTGGCGCGCGCCGGGGTAGACGAGGGTCGTGACGTCGGTGAGCCCGGAGCGCTCGCGATACTCTGCGGCGAGTTTGTGGACGCTGCGGGGGCCGCCGACGGTGTCGTCGCGCCCGACCATGAGCAGGATCGGGATGTCGCGGCCCAGATCGCGGCGCGGACGCCCGAACAGTCGCGCCGCATCGACGGGGCCGAAGAGCTTCAGCAGGGGCGTGCCGGTGGTGAGCGGGTCGTCGGCGAACGCGCGTCCGACCGAGAGATCGCTCGACAGCCACGCGGTTCCGGTGGCGTCCTCTCGCCGCCATGGCGCGTTCAGGTTGCCGGCGTTGAGCGTGCCCGGCAGACGCAGCGCCGATCCCGACAGCACGACGGCGTCGTAGGCCTCGGGATGCCGGTTCACCAGGATCTGTGCGAGGAACGACCCCCAGGAGTGACCCAGCAGCACGAGCGGCAGGTCGGGGTTCTCGTCTCGGATGCGGCGGGTCAGCTGCCAGACGGCATCCACCGCCGCCCGGTGTCCGCCGCGACCGAGCCGGCCGAGCCGCGCGGGATCCCCCCACTGCTTCATACCGGTACGTCCGTGCCCGCGGTGGTCGTCCGCGTAGACCGTGAAGCCGGCCTGGGTGAGGGCGGAGATCAGCACGGGGTAGCGACCGGCGTGCTCGCCGACTCCGTGGAGGAGTTGCACGACACCGCGCGCGGGGCCCTGAGCGGGATGGACGTCGTAGACGATCGCGACGCCGTGCGCGTCGGTGAACTCCGGCATGGTCTCGATTTTATGGGCTTCGCGCACCGCTGACGGGTGTAGCCTCTGCTCGAGAAAGCTAGAAAAGCGAGACAAATTATGAACGCTCCGTCATCCCGTCGCTGGGCGGGCCTGGTCTTCATCAGCGTCGCGGTGTCGCTGATCATCGTCGACTCGACGATCGTGAACGTCGCGGTGCCCTCGATCGTCGACGAGCTCGGCGTCTCCTCGACCGAGGTGCAGTGGATCCAGGAGGCGTACACGCTCGTCTTCGCCGCGTTCCTGCTGCTGTTCGGGTCGATCGCCGACCGGATCGGCCGGCGACGCCTCATGCTCATCGGCGTCGTCCTGTTCGCCCTCGCCTCCATCGGCGCGGCACTCGCCCCGGACGGGCGCCTGCTGATCCTCGCCCGTCTCGTGCAAGGGGTGGGTGGCGCGATGATCCTGCCGACGACCCTCTCCCTCATCAATGCGACCTTCCGCGGCAAGGAGCGCGGCATCGCGTTCGCCGTGTGGGGCTCGACGATCGGCGGCATGGCCGCGGTCGGACCACTCCTGGGAGGCTGGCTCACCACGGCGTTCTCGTGGCGCTGGGCCTTCGGCATCAACCTGCCTCTCGCCGTCATCATCGTGATCGGTGTGCTACTGACCGTCCCGGAGTCGCGGGAGTCGGTTCGGCGCGGCATCGACGGGGTGGGCGCACTCCTGTCCGTCATCCTCTTCGGCTCGCTCGTGTTCGGACTCATCGAGGGCCGCACCTATGGCTGGTGGCAGAACACCGACACCACCTTCTCGCTCGGCTCGTTCACCTGGCCGTTCTCGATCTCGCCCGTGCCCGTGGCCTTCGCGATCGCCGTCGTCGCGCTCATCGCCTTCATCTCGTGGAGCGTCCATCGAGTCCACCGCGGCCGCGCCGCTCTCCTCGATCTGTCGCTCTTCCGCATCGGCACCTTCCGCGACGGCAACCTCGTCGCACTCACGGTCGCCCTCGGCGAGTTCGGCATCATCCTGTCGCTGCCCCTGTGGCTGCAGTTCGTCCTCGGTTTCGACGCGCTGCAGACAGGTTTGGTGCTCCTGGCCCTCGCGATCGGCTCCTTCGTCGCGAGCGGTTTCGCAGGGGCCGCATCCGGCCGCGTGACACCGGTCACGATCGTGCGGGTCGGGCTTCTCGCCGAGATCATCGGCATCGTCTGGGTGGGCCTCGTCGTCGCCCCGGATGCGGCCTGGGGCTGGCTGCTGCCGGCGCTGTTCGTCTACGGGTTCGGCGTGGGACTCGCAACCGCACAGCTCACGGGCGTCATCCTGCAGGACGTCCCGGTCGAGCTCTCCGGACAGGGCTCGGGCACGCAGTCCACCTCCCGCCAGGTCGGTGCGGCGCTCGGCGTCGCGATCCTCGGCACCGTGTTGTTCACCTCGACCGGCGGCCTGCTGGCGGGCTCGCTCGACGATGCGGGCCTGCCCGCATCCCAGCGCGATCAGATCGTCTCCAGCGTCGTCGACTCCGCGGGCGGCGCCATCGCAGGCCTCGCCGCGAACCCGCAGACGGCCGAGA contains the following coding sequences:
- a CDS encoding site-specific DNA-methyltransferase yields the protein MAAARAVSDVSVGTVAIHHGDNLAIARELPSGAFTLVYLDPPFNTGRSRIRAIETAAAPAADAVSRPGFRGQEYARLRGDLRAYDDRFDDYWGFLEPRLLEAWRLLADDGTLYLHLDYREVHYAKVMLDALFGRDRFLNEIVWAYDYGAKSRRRWPTKHETILVYVKDPARYFFDADAVNREPYMAPGLVTAEKAARGKLPTDVWWHTIVPTSGSEKTGYPTQKPEGVLRRIVQASSRPGDAVLDLFAGSGTTGAVAAPLGRHAVLVDDNADAVAVMRARMPRAVLIPPLPREA
- a CDS encoding biotin/lipoate A/B protein ligase family protein; its protein translation is MHGEYKVPGGKLVVVDLEVREGRIADVHLAGDFFLEPDEALIDINRAVEGLSVETDAAAIAAAVRAALPDGAQLLGFSPEAVGTVVRRALVTAPGWKDFSWEVVHDGPVSPRMNLALDEVLTARVGDGRRNPTLRLWEWNESAVVIGSFQSLRNEVDPDGAARHGYDVVRRISGGGAMMMGANAIITYSLYVPASLVAGMTFADSYAFLDDWALQALRSLGVEATYQPLNDISSPQGKIGGAAQKRLANGGVLHHATLSYDLDGEVMTEVLRIGREKLSDKGTVSAAKRVDPLRRQTGLPREQIIDRFISTFTTMYGATTGHITEEEYAEAEALVQSKFATDAWLQRVP
- a CDS encoding alpha/beta fold hydrolase — its product is MPEFTDAHGVAIVYDVHPAQGPARGVVQLLHGVGEHAGRYPVLISALTQAGFTVYADDHRGHGRTGMKQWGDPARLGRLGRGGHRAAVDAVWQLTRRIRDENPDLPLVLLGHSWGSFLAQILVNRHPEAYDAVVLSGSALRLPGTLNAGNLNAPWRREDATGTAWLSSDLSVGRAFADDPLTTGTPLLKLFGPVDAARLFGRPRRDLGRDIPILLMVGRDDTVGGPRSVHKLAAEYRERSGLTDVTTLVYPGARHEIFNEVVQADVRADLLAWLDARIPPRV
- a CDS encoding DHA2 family efflux MFS transporter permease subunit; translation: MNAPSSRRWAGLVFISVAVSLIIVDSTIVNVAVPSIVDELGVSSTEVQWIQEAYTLVFAAFLLLFGSIADRIGRRRLMLIGVVLFALASIGAALAPDGRLLILARLVQGVGGAMILPTTLSLINATFRGKERGIAFAVWGSTIGGMAAVGPLLGGWLTTAFSWRWAFGINLPLAVIIVIGVLLTVPESRESVRRGIDGVGALLSVILFGSLVFGLIEGRTYGWWQNTDTTFSLGSFTWPFSISPVPVAFAIAVVALIAFISWSVHRVHRGRAALLDLSLFRIGTFRDGNLVALTVALGEFGIILSLPLWLQFVLGFDALQTGLVLLALAIGSFVASGFAGAASGRVTPVTIVRVGLLAEIIGIVWVGLVVAPDAAWGWLLPALFVYGFGVGLATAQLTGVILQDVPVELSGQGSGTQSTSRQVGAALGVAILGTVLFTSTGGLLAGSLDDAGLPASQRDQIVSSVVDSAGGAIAGLAANPQTAEIATAAETAFSDGTRYAALTAAGFIAVGLVATLTLGGRRREEIETE